The segment TGGAATTTATCTATTCTTCCAATGCCTTTTTTATCAATGACGATGCTATATGGAGCGCTTTTATCCTGCGTATGAGCAGCGTGTGCTGAGAAGTACCTTGTTTTAGTTTTGGCAATACTTTCTCACACTTGCTAATCGTTGAAGCTATAGCTCGAAGCGCTTCTTCCAATTCCTCCTTTGTGTAACTGTCCATTAACCTCACCCCTGATCATTCAAAGTTATATGTCCCGCCCTCCGATGGGTCATAATCAGCATTTCCAGTCAATTTTCGCCGGATTTGGCTCATCCTCCACGGCAACAGCGCGAAGTGCGGCTTCCATACGTCCGCACTCTTCGGCGGCACATTGCTCGATTTGTTCCCATGGTGCGTCAGTCCCGAGCCGGTCATAAGCGACCGCCAGTGCTCCATAAAAGGCAAGCCCGATGCAATGCCGTGCCGAATGGATGGTCGATGTGCATTGACCAATTGCCCTCGCCGCCGCCTGCGCAACAGGATTTCCGTTTGCTTCGCGGGCGGCCGCATGACACTCGAGGATTTTCGATTTTGCCTGCGGCAATTTAATTATACCTGACAGCCACTCGCGGGCGGCATTTAAAGCATTTTGCGGGCGCACATCATTCAGATAGTACTTGCGCCACAGAGGTAATATTACCTGCTCGGAATAATCAACTGCCCAAATCGCAAGGGTTGCCTTGCTCTGCGTTTCAATTAATTTCATAAGCGATTGAATATACGGTGTATTCCAGTCACTTAACATCTTTCTTGCTTTTGGCATAATCACTCTCCTGTTTTTCATCATTAATTCCACGCCACTTTTGACTATCATTTGTTCACAGTATAATAATAATTAGACTCAATCCCATGAAATTATATGTATTTTATATTGAAAACTAATTGTCGGGTAGTTGGATGCCACACCAACCGCCTACATCGCATTGACCAGATTCATTATCACCTACAGCTACCACCGTGCCGTCCAATTTAAGGCCGATAGTATGAGCGCACCCCGCCGCTACTGCTACAATATCGTACCAGTCACTTACATTGCATTGACCATACTCATTCCAGCCAACAGCCATCACAGTACCATCCGATTTAAGGCCGATTGTATGACTACTACCCACCGCTATCGCCACAATATCACGCCAGCGACTCACGTCGCATTGCCCTGCCTTATTTTCGCTTACATTGCATTGGTTTTCATTATTTCGCCCAACAGCAACCACCGTGCCATCAGATTTAGCGCCAATGGTACGACGCCAACCCGCCGCAACCGCAACAATATCGTGCCAGTCGTTTACATCGCATTGGCCATGCTTATTCCAACCCATAGCCACTACAGTACCGTCAGATTTAAGTCCGATTGTATGAGCATTACCCGTGTTCGTCGCCATATGAACCTTCCCAGCCGCGACTGCCACAATATCGCACCACCCGCTTACATCACATTGGCCATAATTATTATCACCCACAACCGTCACCGTTCCGTCAGTTTTAAGACCAACGGTATGACGACGGCCTGCCGCTAATGTACCATAATGTACTCTTGTATATTTGCCCATAGTATTTCACCCCAAATCCTGATTTGTTGCTGGACACGGACGTTAGTCAATCTTCCGGTTATGCTCTCATTAATTATACATCCAACCTATACGCGTCCCCGTGAGCGGGGTATATTACTTTCGCACCTTTCTGCTTTAAATCATACCAGCTTTGCTTGCTTTTACAGTCGTCTTCCATTACTAAATCCGGGGAATATAAGTCGCCGATAAAAGCAACACCATCTTGAAATACCACTGAAATACTATCATCAGAATGGCCGGTCGTTTTTATCACCTGTGCGGGAACGTGATGTTCTTTAAAAAATAGCTCTGATTCATCAATGCTCAGGACAAGATTTGAATTCATGTCTAAGTTGATAGGATCGGTACTTCCTGATCATTTTTTCCATAACCTGAATATAAGGTATTTGATGCTTAAACAAAATTAAACGAGTTCCGGATTTTTTAATATTTTCTACCAGGCCTGCATGATCAGGGTGAAAGTGTGTTACGATTAGATATTTTATTTTCTGCGGGTTAATATTAAGAGTTTTTAATTTTCCCACATATTCATGGATGCAGCCTGGCCAACCTGCATCTATTGCAAGGTAAAAATCATCTATTTTTACCAAAAAACATTTTGTATGTTTAATAGGAATATTATAAGTCCGCATAGGCTGTACCCTCTATTTATAATAATCAATTCCAAATGATCGCAGAAATTCCTGTGCCTAATACTTATTTCTAGATAGTCATAAATTAAGATCGGTTTATTGCTTAAAAAGTAGCCTTTATTATGCCAACATCCAATCTGACCACACGCAAGCGACTGACATCTAATCTGCTCTGTCACCAAGCACTGGCATCTAACCTGACCACTTAACTTCAAATCCACTTTCTTGGACATATTCCCACAGAGCAACAAAATCACGATTTTAAAGCTCAGGCTTTCAATCTTGAAATCCCACAAATGGCTTATTTGCTGGGCTTTTCGCACACTCACTTCTCCACCCTTGACATCAACACCACACACTCAACGTATAATGTACCCATGAATTCAGACAAAATTTTCGACAAACTAAGTGAACCTGATATAATAAACGGCAGGAAAACTGTCAGAAAGAAGGTTCATACAAAATGGGAAGACGAAAATTTACAGCCGAATTCAAAACTAAAATCGTACTGGAGCTACTCAAAGAAGAAAAACAGATAGGCGAACTTGCAGCCGAACATGAGTTAAGCCCCAATCAACTGCGCAACTGGAAAAAAGAGTTTTTAGAGAATGCACCACAGGTGTTCTCACAAAGCAAACAAGAAAAAGAGCTTCGTGCCCAAGAAAAAGCACTGGACGAAGAAAGAACCGAATTAATGGCAAAAGTCGGTCAACTCACTATTGAGAATGACTGGCTCAAAAAAAAATCTAAAGAAGTTCTTGGGGTCGACTGGGAGACTAAGTCTGGTTTCAAAAAATAACAAACTGCCGGTTAATCGGCAATGCCAGTTACTTGAGATCAATAGAACCAGTTTTTATTACACACCTAAAGAACCTGACAGAGAGCGCGAAAATATGATTAAAAACAGGCTTGATTACTGGCATACCAAGATGCCATATCTAGGGGTTAGGAAGCTTCGCAAAAAGCTACAGAATGAAGACCACATTAAGGTTGGCCGTAAGTTAATTAAACGCTATATGGACGAAATGGGAATATATGCGGTCTATCCTAAACCCAACCTGTCAAAGCGTAATAAGCAGCACAAAATCTATCCTTACCTGTTAAGAAACCTAGATATTAATCGGGCAAACCAGGTTTGGGCCATTGACATTACCTACATTAAGATGGGCAGAAGTCATATGTATCTAACAGCCGTCATCGACTGGTATAGTCGTTACATAGTAGGCTGGGAACTATCAGATACTTTGGACACCGCACCGGTGTTAGCAGCAGTTAAAGAAGCTATCAACAGATACGGCACGCCGGAAATTATCAACAGCGATCAGGGGTCTCAGTTCACAAGCGCTGATTACACAGAATATTTAAAGAGCGTGAACATCAGACAAAGCATGGACGGCAAGGCCCGTTGGATTGATAATGTTATCATAGAGCGATGGTTTAGAAGTCTAAAAACCGAACAAATCTACACACATGAATATCTAACACCTAGAGACCTAAGGATCGGTATTAGAGAATATATCCAGGAATATAATACAGAACGGCCGCATCAAACCCATGACTACCTAACCCCTCAAGAAGTCTATCAGGGGATAAGCAAAGCAGCCTAATAATAGCAAGACATATATCAAAGTCAAGTAGTCTGATGGATAGTGCCGCCATGTGGACAACCCTCCGCTACGCTCCAGGTTGACGCACAAGGCTTGGACAACAAAAACCGTGTTGTCCACACTCTCCACAGCCTCGGCGACTGGTCTAAAGTTTACGATGACGATAAAATCATTTAAATGGGAATATCTGGTTCACTTAGAAAATTAAAATTTCTGTCTTGACAAGGGGGACACTTTAACGTGCCTTGGAGTATCTGTATCACTTGATAGAAAACACATGGCACGGACAGCTTTTATAGTTGTTCATTAATCCTAGCAATAAATTTTATACAAAAATCTTTCCACGTAAAATTTTCACTTTCCTCATTCATTTTAATATACGTTATTGGGAATTTAATATTGCCGTATCCTGTGATCCAGTTTGAGTGCATCTCTAATATTCTATTTAAGCCTTCAACTTTCTCTTCCTGTGATAATTTACTGTAAAAATTAAAAGAGAAATGATTCAAATCATTATGTAAAGCATACAATTTTGAGTCCTCACTATATATGTTATTTTCAAAATAATGATCAATAATATCATTCAGTAAAGCTTTAGTCTGGTCTTGCGTTAAATAAGGAAATATAATTTCGAAAAGTCTATCAGCACCATCATATTCCCAGTCAGGAGCTTTTCTTTCATGAACTAAAAGATCAATTATCTCTTGAACATAATCAAGTATATTTTCCGTAGATGTCAGTTCTACCTTTTTAATTAATCCAATTGCGAAATCCCATCTAAATGTGTTCTTTTCATTAACGCACTTCCATTTTAGTAATTCAAGAGCTTCACTACACGTTTTTTCTCCTACTTCATCGATAAATTTTGCTGCGGTAGTATTTACATCAGACTTACTATACCATCTCTCTGGAATAATAAGTGCAGTATAAGATATATCACTTCTTTCTTGTGAATACTCTAGTTCTGCTATTTCTTTCATTTTCTCCCCAATATCTACATAACCTAGTCTACTAGCAGCTAATTCGATTGTCCTCCTTACATCAGAAATATACGCACATCTTATTTCATTCTCGGAATCATAAGGCTTAGGGCTCTTAGAAACGTAAAATACATCAGTTGCAATTGACCATAAAGACAGGAGTTCCTCTTCTGAGAAGTTATCATGCTCAAGGCTAGCTATTATTCCATCAAAAACCGTTTGTACCCAACCCCTATCCCAATACTGATTCGAAAGAGCAAATTCCCAAAGGGATTTTGCACCAAAATGTCCAGCAGAAGCTGCTACCGCTGCATAAATATATACCGCTGCTCTATTATCACCGGTTTTCGATGCATAATCAGAAATATTTAAAAGTTTTAAGCCTATCGTTTCCCAGTATGGTTTATTTGCAACGTCAAGGCCGTTATACCATTTTAAAGGTGTGTACAAAGAGTATTCTTTTCGACCAACATATCCAACCAATTTTGTTTCAAGCATACTCTTTATAACATTTGCTTCTTCGGTCCACCCCATGTCTAATGCCTTCGGTATAAATATTGAAGAAATCCAATGCAATTCATATAATTCTTGATTCCATATTAAACCTTGTTCGCCCATCCAGTGATTAAAAACGTCCTTCAAAGCCTCTTCTTGATTATTAACTTTTAGATAATTCCACCAGATATCAATGTTTTTTAGTGTTTCAATGACTCTAACATTTCGTATGATCAAATTTACTAACTCTTTTTTTAATGAACTGGTTAATAGATGGTCAATAGAAATAATACCCTTTAGTAGAAACTCCTGAGCAGCGGGTCCACCTATTTCGATGTTGCCTACTGGCTCCTTTCTATCAAATATTTGATCTACAAATGCTCTAAAATCATCCTGACCAATAATTCCTTCCTTATTATCAAAAATTGTAGATACCAAAAATCCAAAGAATCTGCTTGATTCTAATAAGTTAAATGCAGAATAGTATCCTCTATCTTTGTAGGTTAATTTACCTTCACGGAACGATATAATCCCCTCATTAACAGTTTTATGCTCTGCCTGTCCATAATAACTTAAAATAAAAGTTATTCTTGCGAAGCTCTCAAATATTTTTTCATTATAACGTTCACTTTCTTCTATTACTAAGAATTTGAATCTTTGCTCTAATACTTTTCTAATACATTTCTCCGCCATTTTTTCTTTTTTATGTAAAATGGCCCACGAAGAAAGCTTTACCTGAACATGGCACGACATTTTTTCAATTGGATGCTTTTCCAATATGTTTTCAATGGCCTCAATCTTGTCATTCTCAATCAATTCAATGAAAAATTCATCAAAGTCTGCTTTAAAATAAACCTCTATATTTTTAAGAGTGTACTCAATTTGGTCATCCGATAAGTATTTTCTACCTTCGTTAAGCCATCCGCTTGTAAATATAGCTCTGTATTTCCCCGAATTCTCTGTTGCTTCACTTTTGTCAAGTCCAGCAAAATTAATACCAGTTACTCTTGATATCTCACCCCACATCTTCAATATTTGTTCAATATCCTTATTTCGTTGTGCCTGAATTGGCACACCATCTTCTGGTTTTTCAGTATTATTGTTATTCAATAGCAGAACTAGCTCATCTGGCGTAAGGTTACCAAACCAGCGAAACAACATACTTTTAGCTCTTTCAACTTCTTTAAATTGAATTAGTGTCTTAGCCTCCAAAAGCACATTGGTAACGATACTTGTATTAAATAACTTCCTATTTAATACTTTCTTTTCATTTCGTAAAGCGACTGGTAACTCCGAATCGTCCTCATGTATCTTGTCTTCCCACTGAAGTGAGGCTTGATATTGAAATAAAGTATCTACAGCACAACTTAACGAAAGTACAGTTTTAAAGTCCCTCAATTCTCTCATCGATAACAGCGTAATTTTAAGCTGTTCAAATAATTCAGTCATAGGCCTTTTATATTTTATTGCCTCAACAATATAATTTTCGTCGTAGAATTTAATGAAATCACTTTCTCTTTTTGCGTACTGCAAAAGTTGAAACCCAATCTCATGTTTCAACTTAATATCGTCACCCCGGGTTAGAAAATAGTCTGCCAGACGGCTAGAAATAGTTACAAAATTATCAGGATCTCTTTTAATATAATTATCGAGATATATCCTTACATCGTTATGAAATACTCTATATTCATTATTTTCTCTTATAACAATAGGGTAAAGACGATTTAAAACTGCTTTCCAAGCTAACTCAGGAATATTTTCATCTTTAAATATATCTGTTAATAATATTGGAGTTATCTTCTTATTTATAAGAGCAAGTGTTCCTGCTAATAGGGTATCAATATAAAAAATTTCTCCTGGTAACTGTGTTTTAGTTTCTTTCCAAATGTACTCATAATAAGATTGTATGCCACTGGATATTCCTGATTCATTAAGTTTAGTTTCTAACTCATCTAAATTTGAGCAATGTGCTACTTCATAAACTGCAAATACCGCCGATAGCGTATTGCCAGATACAGCCTTATTAATGATTTTGACTGCAAAATCTATTCCTTCTGGTGGGAAGTTTTGGTTAACGTTTAGGAAGAGTTGTTTTATATCATTTTCATTAATTGGAGGCACTTCTATATGTAAAACTGTGTCTTTATTTGAAAGCCAATCAGGGTAGGCATCATATTGCATAATAGGTTGTCCAGATATCAAAAAGGTTACGTTTTCAGGAACTCCATTTGGCGGAACCAGCGTCGTTAAAAATGTATTCGTATTGCCTGAACGGGCAGCATGGTCGATGCCATCAATAGCAATTACAGTGGTATTACCAGTTTCATCTGCAAGAATTTGAGAAAGCCTTAAGACTTCATTTCTTAAGTCGTCAATACTTTCTAAAAGCTCGTTCGTAACAGGTACATTGTACTTTGAGAGTTTACCGGTGAATAAATTTCTAAGTTCAACTAAAAAATTGCCCCATAAAGCTCTTGGATCACTTATTCCTTTATCAGCTGATAAATATAAATCATCTGCAGATAATGGTTTGAAGGCATGAAACCTTAAGGTGATTACAGAATCACTTTTATTGGCCAAGTGACTTACTATATTTGTTTTTCCTGAACCAGGATCACCATACAAAAAAATAACCGGGGCTTCTCTATCAACTAACTTGCGCTCTAATTCATTCGTAAAATCAATTCTTGAAGAAAAAAATGGTTCACAAGTCTTTAAGTCATGTTCACCTTGTATTTTATCACCATATAGCGACAACGCTTCAAATAAATCTTCTCGTGTTATCTCTTGTTTGTCGCGAACAGTTGTCGTCCACTTACGCAAGGCGGCACAAAGTTTTTGATCTAACTGTTTTGCAACCCTTATATGTACCTTAAAATATTTAGATAATTTGTCTGAAATCTTATCTATAATTTCATCAAGCTCATCTTGGTTAGTCTTGATATCGAGCGTCCTTAAAAAATTTAATTTTTTGTCATCAGTATTAAGCGAGTTTATTTCTTCTTTCCAAATTTTCCACGCCGTCTCCCATCTAGCTGGAACTTCTATTTCTGACAAAGTGGTTATATCTGTCAACTGAGTATTAATTAATTCCAAGAACCCTTTTAATGGTGGTCTCTCATACTTTACGTTTTCATTATCAACTCCGCTACTCTTATATACTCCTATTTTTCTATTAGTATATAAAATCGCTTTGCAGCTAACATACCCTTTTTCTTGTGCATTTTGCCAATCACTACACATTGAATTTAAGAGAGACTTTTTGCTTTCAGTTTTATAAACCATATCTCCAAATGTGATCGAATCTGATTCTCGTGTATGTTTAATTTGTATGCAACTTGCATCATCGTTGTTGTAGACCACAACAACATCATCTAATCCTTGCAGATCATTTGCTTGGAGAATTACATGTTTAATATTATTATCAG is part of the Metallumcola ferriviriculae genome and harbors:
- a CDS encoding putative immunity protein, which translates into the protein MPKARKMLSDWNTPYIQSLMKLIETQSKATLAIWAVDYSEQVILPLWRKYYLNDVRPQNALNAAREWLSGIIKLPQAKSKILECHAAAREANGNPVAQAAARAIGQCTSTIHSARHCIGLAFYGALAVAYDRLGTDAPWEQIEQCAAEECGRMEAALRAVAVEDEPNPAKIDWKC
- a CDS encoding RCC1 domain-containing protein, encoding MGKYTRVHYGTLAAGRRHTVGLKTDGTVTVVGDNNYGQCDVSGWCDIVAVAAGKVHMATNTGNAHTIGLKSDGTVVAMGWNKHGQCDVNDWHDIVAVAAGWRRTIGAKSDGTVVAVGRNNENQCNVSENKAGQCDVSRWRDIVAIAVGSSHTIGLKSDGTVMAVGWNEYGQCNVSDWYDIVAVAAGCAHTIGLKLDGTVVAVGDNESGQCDVGGWCGIQLPDN
- a CDS encoding MBL fold metallo-hydrolase, whose translation is MRTYNIPIKHTKCFLVKIDDFYLAIDAGWPGCIHEYVGKLKTLNINPQKIKYLIVTHFHPDHAGLVENIKKSGTRLILFKHQIPYIQVMEKMIRKYRSYQLRHEFKSCPEH
- a CDS encoding IS3 family transposase (programmed frameshift); the encoded protein is MGRRKFTAEFKTKIVLELLKEEKQIGELAAEHELSPNQLRNWKKEFLENAPQVFSQSKQEKELRAQEKALDEERTELMAKVGQLTIENDWLKKKNLKKFLGSTGRLSLVSKNNKLPVNRQCQLLEINRTSFYYTPKEPDRERENMIKNRLDYWHTKMPYLGVRKLRKKLQNEDHIKVGRKLIKRYMDEMGIYAVYPKPNLSKRNKQHKIYPYLLRNLDINRANQVWAIDITYIKMGRSHMYLTAVIDWYSRYIVGWELSDTLDTAPVLAAVKEAINRYGTPEIINSDQGSQFTSADYTEYLKSVNIRQSMDGKARWIDNVIIERWFRSLKTEQIYTHEYLTPRDLRIGIREYIQEYNTERPHQTHDYLTPQEVYQGISKAA
- a CDS encoding ATP-binding protein — encoded protein: MATNSTAGIGDPYWYEWSIGLLHALDMLNPDNNIKHVILQANDLQGLDDVVVVYNNDDASCIQIKHTRESDSITFGDMVYKTESKKSLLNSMCSDWQNAQEKGYVSCKAILYTNRKIGVYKSSGVDNENVKYERPPLKGFLELINTQLTDITTLSEIEVPARWETAWKIWKEEINSLNTDDKKLNFLRTLDIKTNQDELDEIIDKISDKLSKYFKVHIRVAKQLDQKLCAALRKWTTTVRDKQEITREDLFEALSLYGDKIQGEHDLKTCEPFFSSRIDFTNELERKLVDREAPVIFLYGDPGSGKTNIVSHLANKSDSVITLRFHAFKPLSADDLYLSADKGISDPRALWGNFLVELRNLFTGKLSKYNVPVTNELLESIDDLRNEVLRLSQILADETGNTTVIAIDGIDHAARSGNTNTFLTTLVPPNGVPENVTFLISGQPIMQYDAYPDWLSNKDTVLHIEVPPINENDIKQLFLNVNQNFPPEGIDFAVKIINKAVSGNTLSAVFAVYEVAHCSNLDELETKLNESGISSGIQSYYEYIWKETKTQLPGEIFYIDTLLAGTLALINKKITPILLTDIFKDENIPELAWKAVLNRLYPIVIRENNEYRVFHNDVRIYLDNYIKRDPDNFVTISSRLADYFLTRGDDIKLKHEIGFQLLQYAKRESDFIKFYDENYIVEAIKYKRPMTELFEQLKITLLSMRELRDFKTVLSLSCAVDTLFQYQASLQWEDKIHEDDSELPVALRNEKKVLNRKLFNTSIVTNVLLEAKTLIQFKEVERAKSMLFRWFGNLTPDELVLLLNNNNTEKPEDGVPIQAQRNKDIEQILKMWGEISRVTGINFAGLDKSEATENSGKYRAIFTSGWLNEGRKYLSDDQIEYTLKNIEVYFKADFDEFFIELIENDKIEAIENILEKHPIEKMSCHVQVKLSSWAILHKKEKMAEKCIRKVLEQRFKFLVIEESERYNEKIFESFARITFILSYYGQAEHKTVNEGIISFREGKLTYKDRGYYSAFNLLESSRFFGFLVSTIFDNKEGIIGQDDFRAFVDQIFDRKEPVGNIEIGGPAAQEFLLKGIISIDHLLTSSLKKELVNLIIRNVRVIETLKNIDIWWNYLKVNNQEEALKDVFNHWMGEQGLIWNQELYELHWISSIFIPKALDMGWTEEANVIKSMLETKLVGYVGRKEYSLYTPLKWYNGLDVANKPYWETIGLKLLNISDYASKTGDNRAAVYIYAAVAASAGHFGAKSLWEFALSNQYWDRGWVQTVFDGIIASLEHDNFSEEELLSLWSIATDVFYVSKSPKPYDSENEIRCAYISDVRRTIELAASRLGYVDIGEKMKEIAELEYSQERSDISYTALIIPERWYSKSDVNTTAAKFIDEVGEKTCSEALELLKWKCVNEKNTFRWDFAIGLIKKVELTSTENILDYVQEIIDLLVHERKAPDWEYDGADRLFEIIFPYLTQDQTKALLNDIIDHYFENNIYSEDSKLYALHNDLNHFSFNFYSKLSQEEKVEGLNRILEMHSNWITGYGNIKFPITYIKMNEESENFTWKDFCIKFIARINEQL